The following are encoded in a window of Salvelinus fontinalis isolate EN_2023a chromosome 40, ASM2944872v1, whole genome shotgun sequence genomic DNA:
- the LOC129839751 gene encoding uncharacterized protein LOC129839751 isoform X1, translated as MAVMIGIAFRVSWLCCLLIGGITCSTSSDGSTAPGSDAAWLYAGSLRFKGYGNYNSPTAPLQVQLTEVQQKHQVAILQKQLASMPQARQKMLYPAQMPLQEKQPATMTQEQTLPASYPKHSQAVLYPAQMPQKQPATELQHQKDQDSIPQKQTAPMPKPHKQPIAMPQQTWYPAQMQQKQPAPMPPPQKQPAIMYQQVWHPAQLPQQQKQPATEPQQQKEPAAITQQPQQVLHPAQMLLKQLTAMPQQVWYPAQKPQQRKQPAAEPLQQIELTAMPQPHQVWHPAQFPQEQPVPMRQLQKELTAIPPQLLKSTQMPQQHKQPAAMLQQVWRPAPIPKQPHDVWYPAKMVQKQQAAATRRQKELTAMPQQEWHPAQMPQKQTTAKPQQQKQPTAKPQQVWSPAQMPQKQPTALFQQVWTPAQCPQQLNLSSRRNWPP; from the exons ATGGCAGTGATGATTGGAATCGCTTTCAG AGTTTCTTGGCTTTGTTGCCTGCTAATTGGTGGGATAACATGTTCTACATCAA GTGATGGGAGTACTGCACCAGGTTCTGATGCAGCATGGCTCTATGCAGGCTCACTTAGGTTTAAAGGATATGGTAATTACAATTCTCCAACAGCTCCATTGCAAGTGCAACTGACCGAAGTACAACAGAAACATCAAGTCGCCATCCTACAAAAGCAACTGGCCTCCATGCCCCAGGCACGTCAGAAAATGTTGTATCCAGCGCAAATGCCTCTGCAGGAAAAGCAACCGGCCACCATGACCCAAGAGCAGACTCTACCGGCCAGTTATCCTAAGCATTCTCAAGCAGTGTTGTATCCAGCTCAAATGCCCCAGAAACAACCAGCTACTGAACTTCAGCATCAGAAGGATCAGGACTCAATACCCCAGAAGCAAACGGCTCCAATGCCTAAACCGCATAAACAACCAATAGCTATGCCCCAGCAAACATGGTATCCAGCTCAAATGCAGCAGAAGCAACCAGCCCCAATGCCTCCACCGCAGAAGCAGCCAGCCATCATGTACCAGCAAGTGTGGCATCCAGCTCAATTGCCCCAGCAGCAAAAGCAACCAGCTACTGAACCTCAGCAGCAGAAGGAACCGGCCGCCATAACCCAGCAACCTCAGCAAGTGTTGCATCCAGCTCAAATGCTGCTAAAGCAACTTACTGCCATGCCCCAGCAAGTGTGGTATCCAGCTCAAAAGCCCCAGCAGCGGAAGCAACCGGCCGCTGAACCTCTGCAGCAGATTGAACTGACCGCCATGCCCCAGCCTCATCAAGTGTGGCATCCAGCTCAATTTCCTCAGGAGCAACCAGTCCCTATGCGTCAACTGCAGAAGGAACTGACCGCCATTCCACCACAACTGTTGAAATCCACTCAAATGCCCCAGCAGCATAAGCAACCGGCTGCCATGCTTCAGCAAGTGTGGCGACCGGCCCCCATTCCCAAGCAGCCTCATGACGTGTGGTATCCAGCTAAAATGGTACAGAAGCAACAAGCCGCTGCAACTCGGCGGCAGAAGGAACTGACCGCCATGCCCCAGCAAGAGTGGCATCCTGCTCAAATGCCCCAGAAGCAAACAACCGCTAAACCTCAGCAGCAGAAACAACCGACCGCCAAGCCCCAGCAAGTGTGGTCTCCAGCTCAAATGCCCCAGAAGCAACCTACTGCCTTGTTCCAGCAAGTGTGGACTCCAGCTCAATGTCCCCAGCAGCTGAACCTCAGCAGCAGAAGGAACTGGCCACCATAA
- the LOC129839751 gene encoding adenylate cyclase, terminal-differentiation specific-like isoform X2: protein MSPAAEPQQQKELATITQQALHPVKMPQQQQKPATIPQQQPTAMPQQAWYSAQKPQLRKQPAAELKQQIEPTAMPQLPQEVWHSAQFPQEQKQPAPMPLPQKELTAIPQQGWYPAQMPKQQKQLATMPPQVWHPAQMPRQQKQPATEPQQKIEPTAMPQLPQEVWRPDQFPQEQKQPAPMHLPQKGLTAIPQQLWHPAQFPQQQKQPASTPPPQEQPTAVPQQVWYPAQISRQQLASMSVPQKQLTGMPQQEWHPALIPQKQPVAESQQNEPATILQQVRYPAQMSQQRKQHTAMLQQQLTPMPQQLWHVAQMPQKQLAPMSQQKHYKSTEDGASGSSQASIVEQSGVIPIYSYTSKSHYENGRTVFSQTCYTPRESMPVDSGNNPNGSDVGIFEPSTYPPLVKDHTRKI, encoded by the exons ATGTCCCCAGCAGCTGAACCTCAGCAGCAGAAGGAACTGGCCACCATAACGCAGCAAGCTTTGCATCCAGTGAAAATGCCCCAGCAGCAACAGAAACCGGCCACCATACCCCAGCAGCAACCGACCGCCATGCCCCAGCAAGCGTGGTATTCAGCTCAAAAGCCCCAGCTGCGGAAGCAACCGGCAGCTGAACTTAAGCAGCAAATTGAACCAACCGCCATGCCCCAGCTACCTCAGGAAGTGTGGCATTCAGCTCAATTTCCCCAGGAGCAGAAGCAACCAGCCCCAATGCCTTTACCGCAGAAGGAACTGACCGCCATACCCCAGCAAGGATGGTATCCAGCTCAAATGCCCAAGCAGCAGAAACAACTGGCCACCATGCCCCCGCAAgtgtggcatccagctcaaatGCCTCGGCAGCAAAAGCAACCAGCTACTGAACCTCAGCAGAAAATTGAACCGACCGCCATGCCCCAGCTACCTCAGGAAGTGTGGCGTCCAGATCAATTTCCCCAGGAGCAGAAGCAACCAGCCCCTATGCATCTACCGCAGAAGGGACTGACTGCCATACCCCAACAACTGTGGCATCCAGCTCAATTTCCCCAGCAGCAGAAGCAACCGGCCTCCACGCCTCCACCGCAGGAGCAACCAACCGCTGTACCCCAGCAAGTGTGGTATCCAGCTCAAATATCCCGGCAGCAACTGGCCTCCATGAGTGTACCACAGAAGCAACTGACCGGCATGCCTCAGCAAGAGTGGCATCCAGCTCTAATACCGCAGAAGCAACCGGTTGCTGAATCGCAGCAGAACGAACCGGCCACCATACTCCAGCAAGTGAGGTATCCAGCTCAAATGTCCCAGCAGCGGAAGCAACACACTGCCATGCTACAGCAGCAACTGACCCCCATGCCTCAGCAATTATGGCATGTAGCTCAAATGCCCCAGAAGCAACTGGCCCCAATGTCTCAGCAGAAGCACTACAAAAGCACTGAAGATGGTGCCTCTGGTAGCTCTCAGGCCAGCATCGTTGAACAGTCGGGTGTCATCCCAATCTATTCCTACACTTCCAAATCACACTACGAGAATGGGAGAACTGTCTTCTCCCAAACCTGCTACACTCCTAGGGAGTCTATGCCTGTTGACAGTGGAAATAATCCCAATGGCAGTGATGTTGGCATATTTGAACCAAGCACATACCCACCACTGGTAAAGGATCATACAAG GAAAATCTAA